In Croceicoccus sp. Ery15, a genomic segment contains:
- a CDS encoding FAD-dependent monooxygenase: MTQRALIVGLGIAGMASAMSLKKAGWEPVIVERAPERRTGGYFIGLQDAGKHAAERLGVLPGIHIRTPEASPNWHMTKDGGRVRVAGFADQPTRPATLLRGDIEEGLWNGVDGQVEIRFGTSPVAIVERADGVDVTLDTKDGSSTIERFDLVIGADGLRFTVRKLVFGPQEKFMHSLDAVICAYQLEEQMETFRQRDGVILNQDKRSLWVFPLQDHTPTAFFAYRTKDVDAQFERPAVETLRDVFADMEPHSIVEEALEDLSNAPDYLFDSVHTVEMDRWHKGRVVLVGDSAWCLTLFSGMGATAGLMGGQQLGEALAAQNGNVPAALKSWEGACAPTLKNSARPCGSNRRCSCHRTGFSSSCADWSCASAGVISRSFQQCISRR, encoded by the coding sequence ATGACTCAACGCGCTCTTATCGTCGGCCTCGGCATCGCCGGAATGGCCAGCGCCATGTCGCTTAAGAAGGCCGGGTGGGAACCCGTCATCGTCGAACGCGCGCCTGAGCGGCGGACAGGCGGCTATTTCATCGGCCTTCAGGATGCGGGCAAACATGCGGCGGAAAGGCTGGGCGTGCTGCCCGGCATCCATATCCGCACGCCCGAAGCCTCGCCGAATTGGCACATGACGAAAGACGGCGGACGTGTGCGCGTAGCCGGGTTCGCCGACCAGCCGACCCGGCCTGCCACGCTGCTGCGCGGTGATATCGAAGAAGGGTTGTGGAACGGCGTCGACGGGCAGGTCGAAATCCGGTTCGGCACAAGCCCCGTGGCCATTGTTGAGCGCGCGGACGGCGTCGATGTGACGCTGGATACGAAAGACGGCAGTTCAACGATCGAGCGCTTCGACCTGGTGATCGGTGCCGATGGCCTGCGCTTCACCGTGCGCAAGCTGGTGTTCGGCCCGCAAGAGAAGTTCATGCATTCGCTGGATGCGGTGATCTGCGCTTATCAGCTAGAAGAACAGATGGAGACATTCCGCCAGCGCGACGGAGTAATCCTCAATCAGGATAAACGCTCGCTCTGGGTCTTCCCGCTGCAGGATCATACGCCGACGGCGTTCTTTGCCTATCGCACCAAGGATGTAGATGCGCAGTTCGAACGGCCTGCGGTGGAAACGCTGCGCGATGTCTTTGCCGATATGGAGCCCCACTCCATCGTGGAGGAAGCGCTGGAGGATCTGTCCAACGCGCCCGACTATCTGTTCGATTCGGTCCACACGGTGGAGATGGACCGCTGGCACAAGGGCCGCGTGGTGCTGGTGGGGGACAGCGCATGGTGCCTCACGCTGTTTTCCGGCATGGGCGCGACAGCCGGGTTGATGGGCGGGCAGCAACTGGGTGAAGCCCTTGCCGCTCAGAACGGCAATGTGCCCGCCGCGCTGAAAAGTTGGGAAGGGGCTTGCGCCCCTACATTGAAAAACAGCGCAAGACCGTGTGGCTCAAATCGCAGATGTTCGTGCCATCGAACGGGTTTTTCTTCGTCCTGCGCCGACTGGTCTTGCGCTTCGGCGGGCGTTATCTCGCGAAGCTTTCAGCAGTGCATCAGTCGCCGGTAG
- a CDS encoding mechanosensitive ion channel family protein, with protein MRKILAFFHALLATVLLTCGVAAFAATSILPSSGDAAEAQVAMDPFGRETPRSTVTNLLGVLASEDPGALDPYLDLPAGMDRAEVVPRLRAALDAGGTLATYQELANEPNGRLDDGLGPTREQVGTLAGGEIPILLTQSSGTDGPAIWRLSAETLQALPDIEPQAIPEEEAIVAGAPALDWVKLLGLLIAVFIATRLLAALVLLGLRQVLSRDGAVYRVLDAALPPLALVVTIVGFRLWSDAAPISIVARQVVLRYLGIAAWIVFLWFLFRLVDALARWLSLRMTRRARYQSASVIVFARRVIKAGLLVLGALGILDTLGFDVTAGVAALGIGGLVLALGAQKTVENLVGTVSVLADRPVQVGDVCKVGDVLGTIEDIGMRSTRIRTLERTVVTIPNGDFSSRQIENYTKRERFLFNETIGLEYALDAAKLREGIGLIAEALAQNEHIAPEPRRATLRYFATDSLAIETFAYIMTADFDESLRIRNDLMLDIYERLEQAGIGFAFPTQTLYLRKDETGQG; from the coding sequence ATGCGTAAGATCCTCGCCTTTTTCCACGCTTTGCTGGCAACCGTACTGCTCACTTGCGGCGTCGCAGCTTTCGCCGCGACGTCGATTCTTCCGTCGTCCGGGGACGCCGCCGAGGCGCAGGTGGCGATGGATCCCTTCGGGCGGGAAACGCCGCGATCGACCGTGACCAATCTGCTGGGCGTGCTGGCGAGCGAAGATCCTGGTGCCCTCGATCCCTATCTCGACCTGCCTGCCGGTATGGATCGCGCAGAGGTCGTGCCGCGCCTGCGCGCTGCGCTCGATGCGGGCGGGACGCTCGCCACCTATCAGGAACTGGCCAACGAGCCCAACGGGCGGCTCGACGATGGCCTCGGCCCGACACGCGAACAGGTCGGGACACTCGCCGGGGGCGAGATACCCATCCTGCTGACACAGAGCAGCGGCACGGACGGGCCTGCCATCTGGCGGCTGTCGGCGGAAACGCTACAGGCGCTCCCGGATATCGAACCGCAGGCGATCCCGGAAGAAGAGGCTATCGTCGCCGGTGCCCCTGCGCTGGATTGGGTCAAGCTGCTGGGACTATTGATCGCCGTCTTCATCGCGACCCGGTTGCTGGCCGCGCTGGTCCTGCTCGGTCTGCGGCAGGTCCTCTCGCGCGATGGGGCGGTGTACCGGGTCCTCGATGCCGCCCTGCCGCCGCTGGCGCTGGTTGTCACCATCGTCGGTTTCCGGCTGTGGTCGGACGCTGCGCCGATCTCGATCGTCGCGCGTCAGGTCGTGCTGCGCTATCTCGGCATTGCAGCGTGGATCGTGTTCCTGTGGTTCCTGTTCCGCCTGGTCGATGCGCTCGCCCGGTGGCTGTCGCTGCGCATGACGCGGCGCGCGCGGTACCAGAGCGCGTCTGTCATCGTCTTTGCCCGCCGGGTTATCAAGGCCGGACTGTTGGTCCTGGGGGCGCTCGGCATCCTCGACACGCTCGGCTTCGATGTCACCGCTGGTGTGGCGGCGCTCGGCATCGGCGGTCTGGTCTTGGCGCTGGGTGCACAGAAGACGGTCGAGAACCTGGTCGGCACCGTATCCGTGCTGGCCGACCGGCCGGTGCAGGTCGGGGATGTGTGCAAGGTCGGCGATGTGCTCGGCACGATCGAGGATATCGGGATGCGGTCGACCCGGATCAGGACGCTGGAACGAACCGTCGTCACGATCCCCAATGGCGATTTTTCCTCACGCCAGATCGAAAACTATACCAAGCGCGAACGTTTCCTCTTCAACGAGACGATCGGCCTCGAATACGCCTTGGATGCGGCCAAGCTGCGTGAAGGGATTGGCCTGATAGCAGAGGCGCTCGCACAGAACGAGCACATCGCCCCGGAGCCGCGCCGGGCGACATTACGTTATTTTGCAACGGACTCGCTGGCGATCGAAACCTTTGCCTACATCATGACCGCCGATTTCGACGAAAGCCTGAGAATCCGCAACGATCTCATGCTCGACATCTACGAGCGATTGGAACAGGCAGGCATCGGGTTCGCCTTCCCGACACAGACCCTTTACCTGCGCAAGGACGAAACCGGGCAAGGGTGA
- a CDS encoding TetR/AcrR family transcriptional regulator: MSGETTTKSRRQSQAETRAKLIKSAERLMIAHSIPALSVRQLCADAGFTQGAFYSNFESKELLLLEVMEGHLAEQRDRLEDLAASIPEADIDQAMQTLAAWLADIPDRQAWAALALELQLYAFRNPEFRAQYKAAEARVTAQFRVLIEGLAAQFGQPLRLPADVITETLLILWHTAVLRSGDGTQPEESYVKVFRQIMFGEPSAG; the protein is encoded by the coding sequence ATGAGCGGCGAAACCACCACCAAATCGCGTCGGCAAAGCCAGGCGGAAACACGCGCCAAGCTGATCAAATCGGCCGAGCGGCTGATGATCGCCCATTCCATCCCGGCACTTTCCGTGCGCCAGCTCTGCGCCGACGCCGGATTTACGCAAGGCGCCTTTTATTCGAACTTCGAGAGCAAGGAGTTGCTGCTGCTCGAAGTCATGGAAGGTCACTTGGCCGAACAGCGGGACCGACTGGAAGACCTCGCCGCCTCGATCCCGGAAGCCGATATCGACCAGGCCATGCAAACGCTTGCTGCGTGGCTAGCCGACATCCCCGATCGCCAGGCCTGGGCGGCGCTGGCGCTGGAATTGCAGCTCTATGCCTTTCGCAACCCGGAATTCCGCGCGCAGTACAAGGCTGCGGAGGCGCGTGTAACGGCCCAGTTCCGGGTTCTGATCGAAGGCCTGGCCGCCCAGTTTGGGCAGCCACTCCGCTTGCCCGCCGATGTCATCACCGAAACCTTGCTCATACTCTGGCATACCGCGGTCTTGCGATCGGGCGACGGCACCCAGCCGGAAGAAAGTTACGTGAAGGTCTTCAGGCAGATCATGTTCGGCGAACCGTCAGCCGGATAG
- a CDS encoding catalase family protein produces the protein MQPIRFTPNVEQVDPDEQRLTREIVEQMNATARNAFERHRHAHRDAHAKSHAILKGSMTVHDGLSAELAQGIFASPKTYEVVARLSSAPGDIHSDEVPAPRGFAIKVIGVPGDRLSPDIGGENQDFLMVNFPVLAFGTIPKYKQMLGLLEKNAHAPDFFQRLVAGVARGAKDAVEAVGKVPSATLEGLARDNNHPLGETYHTQAAVRFGDHVAKLSLAPKSQSVRDLTGRDLEDVQYSTMRDVIGDFFRANGTEYELRAQLCTDLETMPVEDAAVLWEEEKSPHRAIATLRFDSQDPYSPPRQVFGDDVLSFNPWNGVEAHRPLGGIMRIRRAAYERSSTYRHTQNDRPRIEPQALSDIPD, from the coding sequence ATGCAGCCCATACGGTTCACCCCCAATGTCGAGCAAGTCGATCCCGACGAACAGCGGCTGACGCGCGAGATCGTCGAACAGATGAATGCGACGGCGCGCAACGCGTTCGAACGGCATCGGCACGCCCATCGCGATGCCCATGCGAAATCGCACGCGATCCTTAAGGGTAGCATGACCGTGCACGACGGTCTGTCGGCTGAGCTTGCGCAGGGCATCTTCGCTTCTCCGAAGACCTACGAGGTCGTCGCGCGGCTTTCGTCCGCGCCGGGCGATATCCATTCGGACGAGGTTCCGGCCCCGCGCGGTTTCGCGATCAAGGTGATCGGCGTTCCGGGTGACCGGCTTTCGCCCGACATCGGTGGCGAGAACCAGGATTTCCTGATGGTGAATTTCCCGGTGCTCGCCTTCGGCACGATCCCGAAATACAAGCAGATGCTGGGTCTGCTCGAAAAGAACGCGCATGCGCCCGATTTCTTCCAACGCCTCGTTGCCGGCGTGGCGCGCGGCGCGAAGGATGCGGTGGAAGCGGTGGGCAAGGTGCCGAGCGCGACGCTCGAGGGGTTGGCGCGCGACAACAATCATCCTCTCGGCGAAACCTATCATACGCAGGCCGCTGTCCGGTTCGGCGACCATGTCGCCAAACTGTCGCTCGCCCCGAAATCCCAATCCGTGCGCGATTTGACCGGTCGGGATCTCGAAGACGTCCAATATTCGACCATGCGCGACGTAATCGGCGATTTTTTCCGCGCGAACGGCACCGAATATGAATTGCGCGCGCAGCTCTGCACCGATCTCGAAACGATGCCGGTGGAAGATGCTGCCGTGTTGTGGGAAGAGGAAAAGTCTCCCCATCGTGCCATCGCCACGCTGCGCTTCGACAGCCAGGACCCCTACAGCCCGCCACGCCAGGTTTTCGGCGACGATGTGCTGTCGTTCAATCCATGGAACGGCGTCGAGGCGCATCGCCCGCTGGGCGGCATCATGCGCATTCGCCGCGCGGCCTACGAACGGTCCAGCACCTATCGTCACACTCAGAACGATCGCCCGCGCATAGAGCCGCAGGCCCTGTCCGACATTCCCGATTGA
- a CDS encoding thioesterase family protein, with translation MNPQRGQEGGSAFVYPITVGPDAIDELDHVNNAVYLTWVQQAITAYWVAHAPAEEVAKIAWIALRHDIRYRSEAFLGDQLEAKVLLRGFRGSRSQFEIQFSRGSVSVAEVDTTLCCIDRETRQLHRITHELARHFAIVA, from the coding sequence ATGAACCCACAGAGGGGGCAGGAGGGCGGTTCGGCTTTCGTCTATCCCATCACGGTCGGCCCTGATGCGATCGACGAGCTCGATCACGTCAACAATGCGGTCTATCTGACCTGGGTGCAGCAGGCGATCACCGCCTATTGGGTCGCACATGCGCCGGCGGAGGAGGTCGCAAAGATCGCATGGATCGCCCTGCGCCACGACATCAGATATCGCAGCGAGGCGTTTCTCGGCGACCAGCTCGAGGCGAAAGTCCTCCTCAGGGGCTTTCGTGGGTCCCGCTCGCAATTCGAAATACAGTTCAGCCGCGGCAGCGTGTCTGTCGCCGAAGTGGACACGACCCTGTGCTGCATCGACCGAGAAACACGGCAGCTGCACCGCATCACGCACGAGTTGGCGAGGCATTTCGCCATTGTAGCTTAA
- a CDS encoding ArdC family protein translates to MTKSRRTASTSPAERITAAIIEKLEQGTKPWVKPWRGVPVSRPLRSCGTPYRGMNTFWLWMVADGCGFASPYWMTYRQCQKLGGQVRKGEKSTIAIFYKSYTKEVENAKGEADTENRRVLKAYAVFNADQCDGLPAFYHPKPLVAAFEPEGREDRLDAFFAHIGADLRHHGAQAYYEPLRDRVTMPPTELFEAYDHYYATLAHELSHWTGHSSRLDRDLKNRFGSDAYAAEELIAELSSAILGAELGLPVAHLDNHASYIASWLKILKSDERAILTAAAKAEKAASLLLDLGGHQSLEGEADVDLADAA, encoded by the coding sequence ATGACCAAGTCCCGCCGCACTGCTTCGACATCGCCAGCGGAGCGCATCACCGCCGCCATCATCGAAAAGCTCGAGCAAGGGACAAAGCCCTGGGTTAAGCCATGGCGCGGTGTGCCGGTCTCGCGGCCCCTACGTTCTTGCGGTACGCCCTATCGCGGCATGAACACCTTCTGGCTGTGGATGGTGGCCGATGGCTGCGGCTTCGCCTCGCCATACTGGATGACCTACCGCCAGTGCCAGAAACTTGGCGGACAGGTCCGCAAGGGCGAAAAGTCGACCATCGCGATCTTCTACAAGAGCTACACCAAGGAGGTCGAAAACGCCAAAGGCGAAGCTGACACCGAGAACCGGCGCGTGCTCAAGGCCTATGCCGTGTTCAACGCTGACCAGTGCGATGGCCTCCCTGCATTTTACCATCCCAAGCCGCTGGTTGCCGCATTTGAGCCCGAAGGACGCGAAGACCGGCTCGATGCCTTCTTTGCTCATATTGGCGCAGACCTTCGCCACCATGGCGCGCAGGCCTATTACGAGCCGCTGCGCGACCGGGTTACCATGCCGCCAACCGAACTCTTCGAAGCCTACGACCACTACTATGCGACGCTCGCGCACGAGCTGTCGCACTGGACGGGTCATTCCTCGCGGCTCGACCGCGATCTCAAGAACCGCTTTGGCAGCGACGCCTATGCCGCCGAGGAACTGATCGCCGAACTGTCCTCGGCCATTCTTGGAGCAGAACTGGGTCTCCCGGTCGCCCACCTCGACAATCACGCCAGCTACATCGCCTCCTGGCTCAAGATCCTCAAATCGGACGAGCGCGCGATCCTCACCGCTGCTGCCAAGGCCGAGAAAGCGGCCAGCCTGTTGCTTGACCTTGGGGGTCACCAATCCCTGGAAGGCGAGGCCGATGTCGATCTCGCCGATGCGGCCTGA
- a CDS encoding protein-disulfide reductase DsbD, with amino-acid sequence MTIAPRLLAFLASLLIGLAAFLPLSVAAQNARHVEASMAFETLKPAAGDEVTVAIRMVPETGWHGYWSNPGEAGLPVEARWQAPTGVTFTPLRHPAPHLLDVQGIASYVHEGPFTLLATMRMPEGLARGAKLPVRVALNWLVCSDTLCVPESANLAADLTVGNGAPDTAGAKIVAAAERAMPRPLRGTRYWRDGSDWVFSLPVAQEPSAHLFPIDDGWFDAASAQRSSTEDGRGLIRIKAKGDAPSGSFRGVLANSSGSRSFTADRATPPSDAAAAFAPASAMTSQIGVEASTDTAVATGISFESAQIDTQQVSVEPPKPSAGVSGDVIRIALLGALAGGLLLNLMPCVFPILSLKALSLAKSGASRRAARIEGLGYAGGAIFTALLLGGLLIGLRAIGMEIGWSFQLQSPGVILVLLVLTGTIALNLAGLFELPLPAFAARGGHSGGWIGGFSTGALAAVIAMPCSGPFMAGALGAALVLPAPIALGVFAMLGLGMALPFLAIAFIPAIQRRLPKPGQWMDTLRKVLSIPMFATALALAWLLGRQTGVDGMALGLVVAALFAVSLWWFGLRQRSGVVGWPTLVPAALALVALIAVGIPEAPSATATDDIKRHAGHEPFSEARLAQLRAAGTPVFVDFTADWCLICKVNESVAIHTDATREAFAEAGIVTLTGDWTRQDPAITRFLAQHDRNSIPFYIFYAPGAEPEILPQVLSATILAEKARALPTPLARTDQ; translated from the coding sequence ATGACTATCGCGCCCCGTCTCCTCGCTTTCCTCGCCTCGCTTTTGATCGGGCTCGCAGCGTTCCTACCGCTTTCCGTAGCGGCGCAAAATGCACGCCATGTCGAAGCCTCGATGGCGTTCGAGACGCTCAAGCCAGCGGCGGGTGATGAGGTTACGGTCGCAATCCGAATGGTGCCCGAGACAGGCTGGCACGGCTACTGGTCTAATCCGGGTGAGGCCGGCCTACCGGTGGAAGCACGTTGGCAAGCGCCTACCGGGGTCACCTTTACTCCGCTGCGCCATCCGGCACCGCATCTGCTCGACGTTCAGGGGATCGCCAGTTACGTCCACGAAGGGCCGTTTACACTGCTTGCGACAATGCGCATGCCTGAAGGCCTGGCTCGTGGCGCGAAGCTGCCGGTGCGCGTTGCGCTGAATTGGCTTGTGTGTTCCGATACGCTGTGCGTGCCCGAAAGCGCGAACTTGGCCGCCGATCTGACCGTAGGCAATGGAGCGCCCGATACTGCCGGAGCCAAAATAGTGGCGGCGGCCGAACGCGCGATGCCAAGACCGCTGCGAGGCACGCGTTACTGGCGCGACGGGTCGGACTGGGTTTTCTCACTTCCGGTCGCGCAAGAGCCGTCCGCGCATCTCTTCCCGATCGATGACGGCTGGTTCGATGCGGCGTCAGCCCAGCGATCGAGCACCGAAGACGGCCGCGGACTTATTCGCATAAAAGCCAAAGGTGACGCGCCGAGCGGCAGTTTCCGCGGCGTTCTTGCGAACAGTAGTGGCTCCCGTTCTTTCACCGCTGATCGTGCAACTCCGCCATCCGATGCCGCGGCAGCGTTTGCGCCCGCTTCTGCGATGACTTCACAGATCGGCGTTGAAGCGAGCACCGACACGGCAGTCGCTACCGGGATATCCTTTGAGAGCGCACAGATAGACACCCAGCAAGTCTCCGTCGAGCCACCCAAGCCATCTGCGGGCGTATCTGGCGACGTTATCCGGATCGCGCTGTTGGGCGCGCTGGCCGGCGGATTGCTACTGAATCTGATGCCATGCGTGTTCCCTATCCTCAGCCTTAAGGCGCTATCGCTCGCTAAGAGTGGGGCAAGCAGGCGCGCCGCGCGGATCGAGGGGCTGGGTTACGCTGGTGGCGCGATCTTCACCGCGCTGCTCCTCGGCGGCCTGCTCATTGGCCTTCGCGCAATCGGGATGGAGATTGGCTGGTCGTTCCAGCTCCAGTCTCCTGGCGTGATCCTCGTGTTGCTCGTGCTCACTGGCACCATCGCGCTCAACCTCGCAGGGCTGTTCGAATTGCCCTTGCCGGCCTTCGCTGCGCGCGGTGGGCACAGTGGGGGATGGATTGGCGGCTTCTCGACCGGTGCGCTGGCCGCGGTCATCGCCATGCCATGCAGCGGACCATTCATGGCCGGGGCGCTCGGTGCGGCGCTGGTGCTGCCCGCGCCGATCGCGCTGGGCGTGTTTGCGATGCTGGGCCTCGGCATGGCGCTACCCTTCCTCGCCATCGCGTTCATCCCCGCGATTCAGCGACGCCTGCCCAAACCGGGCCAATGGATGGACACGCTGCGCAAGGTTCTGTCGATTCCGATGTTTGCGACTGCGCTAGCACTCGCTTGGTTGCTCGGTCGGCAGACCGGGGTGGACGGAATGGCGCTGGGCCTAGTCGTTGCGGCGTTGTTCGCCGTATCTCTGTGGTGGTTCGGCCTGCGCCAGCGCAGCGGGGTCGTCGGATGGCCGACACTCGTCCCGGCCGCGCTCGCGCTGGTCGCCTTGATTGCGGTCGGAATCCCGGAGGCTCCGTCCGCAACCGCGACGGATGACATCAAGCGCCATGCGGGGCACGAGCCGTTCAGCGAGGCGCGTTTGGCTCAGCTGCGCGCAGCAGGCACGCCGGTGTTCGTTGACTTCACCGCCGACTGGTGCCTGATCTGCAAGGTCAATGAGAGCGTTGCGATCCACACCGATGCGACGCGCGAGGCGTTTGCAGAGGCTGGCATTGTGACACTGACTGGCGATTGGACCCGTCAAGATCCGGCTATCACGCGTTTCCTCGCCCAGCATGACCGGAATTCAATTCCATTCTACATATTTTACGCGCCAGGCGCAGAGCCGGAAATTCTCCCGCAAGTGCTCTCCGCGACTATACTCGCCGAGAAGGCAAGAGCTTTACCGACGCCTTTAGCGCGGACCGATCAATGA
- a CDS encoding Dyp-type peroxidase has translation MIHVDEAAGGRDLLRRLADHIPAASGWTDELDSWTGVAISYDGLKALGLPETSLESFPLAFQQGMAARAEQLRDFGENAPETWEDPYRPGTCHIALTIYARDDDALDDVLAKAEAELEKSTGITLIGTHRFGADEDAKNPFGFRDSISQPLVDGSGVDPLPGQERAIAPGEFILGENSETGSPLAMPQPAPLGRNGSYIVLRKYQSRVGAFNDFLREQSADEGEQDYIAAKMFGRWQSGAPLPLAPDRDDPELGADSRRNNDFSYEDDHRGLVCPHAAHMRRLNPRDSQLTILSDVNIHRIIRRSSTYGPKWSRDVTSESDAQEDRGLFFIFISARAFDTIEFLQQEWINRGNFVDLGEERDPIVGLHQTSGTFTIPETPVRRKIDGVTTFNRLRGGEYMFMPSLTALRWIGDGAWDEGASP, from the coding sequence ATGATCCATGTCGACGAGGCCGCCGGAGGGCGGGATCTTTTGCGCCGCCTGGCCGACCATATCCCCGCTGCATCGGGTTGGACGGACGAGCTGGACTCGTGGACCGGCGTCGCCATCAGCTATGACGGCTTGAAGGCGCTCGGGCTGCCCGAAACCTCGTTGGAGAGTTTTCCGCTGGCCTTCCAGCAAGGCATGGCCGCCCGCGCCGAGCAGCTACGCGATTTCGGCGAAAACGCGCCCGAAACATGGGAGGATCCCTATCGCCCCGGCACTTGCCATATCGCATTGACCATTTATGCGCGCGACGACGATGCGCTCGACGACGTGCTGGCAAAGGCCGAGGCCGAACTGGAAAAATCCACCGGCATCACGCTGATCGGTACGCACCGTTTCGGTGCCGACGAGGACGCAAAGAACCCCTTCGGCTTTCGCGACAGCATTTCGCAGCCGTTGGTCGACGGGAGCGGGGTCGACCCCTTGCCCGGTCAGGAGCGCGCGATCGCGCCTGGAGAATTCATCCTGGGCGAGAACAGCGAGACCGGTAGCCCGCTCGCCATGCCGCAACCCGCACCGCTTGGGCGCAACGGGTCATACATCGTGCTGCGAAAATATCAGAGCCGCGTCGGCGCGTTTAACGACTTCCTGCGCGAGCAATCCGCCGACGAAGGAGAGCAGGATTATATAGCCGCGAAGATGTTCGGCCGGTGGCAGAGCGGTGCGCCATTGCCGTTAGCGCCGGACCGGGACGATCCGGAACTCGGCGCCGATTCCCGACGCAACAACGACTTCTCCTACGAAGACGATCATCGCGGCCTCGTCTGCCCGCACGCCGCGCATATGCGCCGCCTCAATCCGCGCGACAGCCAGCTTACGATCCTCAGCGATGTGAACATCCACCGCATCATCAGGCGCTCATCTACCTACGGTCCGAAATGGAGCCGCGACGTGACGTCGGAGTCCGATGCGCAGGAGGATCGCGGGCTGTTCTTCATTTTCATCAGCGCCAGGGCATTCGATACGATCGAATTTCTCCAGCAGGAATGGATCAACCGTGGCAACTTCGTCGACCTGGGCGAAGAACGGGATCCGATCGTCGGTCTGCACCAGACGTCCGGGACTTTCACCATTCCCGAAACGCCGGTGCGCCGAAAAATCGATGGCGTGACCACCTTCAACCGGCTGCGCGGCGGAGAATACATGTTCATGCCCTCGCTCACGGCCCTGCGCTGGATTGGCGACGGCGCATGGGACGAAGGCGCGAGCCCATGA
- a CDS encoding TetR/AcrR family transcriptional regulator, which produces MTKTKRDSYHHGDLRSALISAAEEIIAAEGVEGFTLRKAARKAGVSPGAPTHHFGSMAGLLTQVARRSYEALGKQLAGAAEGLEGNAALRALTAVYVRFARDNTGRFRLMGRTDLIELEDDDLRAAVYRAMRPLAAAAAGTRGLGVPTPEFERLDPRLIAAIVPAHGLAHLATEGRLAATMRSGEVDAQAQDALVDEVLRALWP; this is translated from the coding sequence ATGACCAAGACGAAACGCGACAGCTATCATCATGGCGACCTGCGCAGCGCGCTGATTTCCGCCGCGGAAGAGATCATCGCCGCAGAAGGCGTGGAAGGCTTCACGCTGCGCAAGGCAGCGCGCAAGGCGGGCGTATCCCCCGGCGCGCCAACGCATCATTTCGGCAGCATGGCGGGCTTGCTGACGCAGGTGGCGCGGCGCAGTTACGAGGCACTGGGCAAGCAACTGGCAGGCGCGGCAGAGGGGCTGGAAGGCAACGCGGCGCTGCGCGCGCTGACCGCCGTCTATGTTAGGTTCGCGCGCGACAACACGGGCCGTTTCCGCCTGATGGGCCGCACCGACTTGATCGAATTGGAGGACGATGACCTGCGGGCTGCGGTCTATCGGGCGATGCGCCCGCTCGCCGCCGCCGCTGCCGGAACACGCGGCCTCGGCGTGCCGACCCCCGAGTTCGAGCGACTGGATCCGCGCCTGATCGCCGCCATCGTCCCCGCGCACGGACTGGCGCATCTGGCCACCGAAGGACGGCTGGCCGCGACAATGCGGTCGGGAGAGGTGGACGCGCAGGCGCAAGACGCGTTGGTGGACGAGGTTTTGCGCGCGCTGTGGCCTTGA